One window of the Candidatus Baltobacteraceae bacterium genome contains the following:
- a CDS encoding protease pro-enzyme activation domain-containing protein, translating to MIRSSIRVLGALLAGAMLITACGGGGGVPKTASLVAPPAQNTGPIPANTANFAWGAPLLKQLSYAGPATTGGLTVQVLVDMQNAQGLLQYAAQASNPRSGVYRQWLTPQEIGSEYGATAANYAAVANYFASYGLHVGGWPQRETLEVTGSLAAFTKALGTAFGVYTFEGKQIVAPTGTPHFTTALPVSAVFGLVGEQPAHTYIIHNNNAAYYGYSPQQIATGFDYSGAASGGLNGSGIDIGIIGTGPILDANGHDDDTAALASFWNAKLASVVQVDAQNQPATTQNGNTGTGSVDPTESGSYLTSPPPVTNPSCNYTGNPNEGLNNYAACNPEDYEAQLDTESVASLAPGATVLFYLGFDSYCIYASGADAGDLYAPPCAAGDTPQQYEGIQIADDEIQQAIADNKADALSLSFGAPENIEQYYGYIQGSATGGAPGVGQIEFASLAAEGIAVFVSSGDNGAWDCQDPTTGAYLGIACVSYPASDPNVVAVGGVNIPLDESGNLTGSITAWADNTTLGGNGTFGNNVGSGGGVSAVFTPQPWQAATTGAAMRELPDMSLDADPNTGPSVAVDAAYGFAPVAIGGTSASAPEAAAQWGIVLQACMASATCNKGGTTGYRLGDPAALYYAIYGTSALAAAPYKSSFTPALTYAQTFYDVIYGNNQAVPPNVTPTPASTPGGYSAGPGYDQVTGVGAPFTGHLVQAVTGTNVP from the coding sequence ATGATTCGCTCTTCGATTCGAGTGCTGGGGGCTCTGCTTGCCGGCGCGATGCTCATCACTGCGTGCGGCGGCGGCGGCGGTGTTCCCAAAACGGCATCTCTCGTGGCGCCGCCGGCGCAAAATACCGGGCCAATTCCAGCGAACACGGCGAACTTCGCCTGGGGGGCGCCGCTGCTCAAGCAGCTGAGTTATGCCGGACCCGCGACGACGGGTGGACTCACCGTGCAGGTGCTGGTCGACATGCAAAACGCCCAGGGCTTGCTGCAATATGCGGCGCAGGCTAGCAATCCGCGCTCAGGAGTCTACCGGCAGTGGCTGACGCCGCAGGAGATCGGTTCGGAGTACGGCGCGACCGCCGCGAACTATGCTGCCGTCGCCAATTACTTCGCGAGCTATGGACTCCACGTCGGCGGCTGGCCGCAGCGTGAAACGCTCGAAGTAACCGGTTCGCTTGCCGCCTTCACGAAGGCGCTCGGAACGGCCTTCGGCGTGTACACGTTCGAGGGCAAACAGATCGTCGCGCCAACCGGTACACCGCATTTCACGACCGCACTCCCGGTCAGCGCGGTGTTCGGTTTGGTCGGCGAACAGCCGGCGCACACGTACATCATCCATAACAACAACGCCGCATACTACGGCTATTCGCCGCAGCAAATCGCGACCGGCTTCGACTACTCCGGAGCGGCGAGCGGCGGTCTCAACGGCAGCGGTATCGATATCGGTATCATCGGTACCGGCCCGATTCTGGATGCAAACGGACATGATGACGATACCGCTGCGCTGGCCAGCTTCTGGAACGCGAAGCTCGCGTCGGTTGTGCAGGTCGACGCGCAAAATCAACCGGCGACAACGCAAAACGGAAACACCGGCACGGGATCGGTCGACCCCACGGAGTCGGGCTCGTACCTCACATCCCCACCGCCGGTGACGAATCCGAGCTGCAACTACACCGGCAATCCTAACGAGGGTCTGAACAACTACGCCGCATGCAACCCCGAAGACTATGAAGCGCAGCTGGATACCGAATCGGTTGCGTCGCTCGCACCTGGTGCAACCGTGTTGTTCTACCTCGGATTCGACAGCTATTGCATCTACGCATCGGGTGCCGACGCCGGTGATCTCTATGCGCCCCCATGCGCTGCTGGCGACACGCCACAGCAGTACGAAGGCATTCAGATCGCCGACGACGAGATCCAACAAGCCATTGCCGACAATAAAGCCGACGCGCTTTCTTTAAGCTTCGGAGCGCCGGAGAACATCGAACAATACTACGGGTACATTCAAGGGTCGGCGACCGGCGGTGCTCCGGGCGTCGGACAGATCGAATTCGCCTCGCTTGCGGCTGAAGGTATCGCCGTGTTCGTTTCCTCAGGCGACAACGGTGCCTGGGATTGCCAAGATCCGACGACCGGCGCATATCTTGGCATCGCCTGCGTATCGTATCCGGCCTCGGATCCGAACGTGGTCGCGGTCGGCGGCGTCAACATTCCACTCGATGAGAGCGGAAACTTGACCGGGTCGATCACGGCGTGGGCCGACAACACGACGCTCGGCGGCAATGGCACCTTCGGCAATAACGTCGGTTCGGGCGGCGGCGTTTCGGCGGTGTTCACGCCGCAACCGTGGCAAGCGGCCACGACCGGTGCGGCGATGCGCGAGCTTCCCGATATGTCGCTGGACGCCGATCCGAACACCGGGCCGAGCGTTGCCGTCGACGCGGCGTATGGCTTCGCGCCAGTGGCGATCGGCGGCACGAGTGCGTCGGCTCCCGAAGCGGCGGCACAGTGGGGCATCGTGCTTCAGGCATGTATGGCGAGTGCGACCTGCAACAAAGGCGGAACGACCGGCTATCGTCTCGGCGATCCGGCCGCGTTATACTACGCGATCTACGGTACGTCGGCTCTCGCGGCGGCGCCGTACAAGTCGAGCTTCACGCCCGCTCTCACGTACGCACAAACATTCTACGACGTCATCTACGGTAACAATCAAGCGGTGCCGCCGAACGTGACGCCGACGCCGGCGAGCACGCCGGGCGGTTATTCAGCCGGACCAGGTTACGATCAGGTCACCGGTGTCGGTGCTCCCTTTACCGGACACCTGGTCCAAGCCGTGACCGGAACGAACGTTCCGTAA
- a CDS encoding O-acetylhomoserine aminocarboxypropyltransferase/cysteine synthase family protein codes for MHDRNFGFATRAIHAGTPPDPTTGSRTTPIYQTAAYVFGTTEQAAELFQLRSYGHIYSRISNPTVAAFEERMASLEGGLGAIAFSSGLAAQLCTVLALAQAGDHLVSSQNVYGGTVTQFTVTLRRMGIETAFAPVDDYAALEAAIKPNTKLLFAETIGNPSGTIADLARLAQIAHEHGIPLVIDNTFASPYLCRPIEHGADVVVHSATKFISGHGTTMGGVMIESGRFDFGGGKFPLLSQPSPGYHDKVFTETFGEYAFLMRSRAEVLRDVGAQMSPMDAWILLLGLETLPLRMEAHVRNAKAIAAFLAARPEVEWVRAPEMGSIFTFGIRGGREAGRRFIDSLELWSHLANVGDAKSLVIHPASTTHSQLSDEEMRKAGVAPEAIRLSVGLEDADDLTWDLGNALEASQRGELAEALR; via the coding sequence ATGCATGACCGCAATTTCGGCTTTGCCACGCGCGCCATCCACGCCGGGACGCCGCCCGATCCGACGACGGGTTCTCGGACTACCCCGATTTATCAGACGGCCGCGTATGTCTTTGGGACGACCGAGCAAGCCGCCGAGCTTTTTCAACTGCGCAGCTACGGCCACATCTACAGTCGCATCAGCAATCCGACGGTGGCAGCCTTCGAGGAGCGAATGGCCTCGCTCGAAGGCGGCCTGGGCGCAATCGCCTTCTCGAGCGGTCTGGCAGCGCAGCTCTGCACGGTTCTCGCATTGGCCCAAGCCGGCGATCATCTCGTCTCCTCACAAAACGTCTACGGCGGAACGGTCACGCAGTTCACCGTCACGCTGCGTCGCATGGGCATCGAAACGGCGTTTGCGCCGGTCGACGACTACGCAGCGCTCGAGGCAGCGATCAAACCGAACACCAAACTGCTCTTTGCCGAAACGATCGGCAACCCGTCGGGCACGATCGCCGACCTCGCGCGGCTGGCGCAGATCGCGCATGAGCACGGCATCCCGCTCGTCATCGACAACACCTTTGCATCGCCGTATCTCTGCCGCCCGATCGAGCACGGCGCCGACGTCGTGGTGCATTCGGCGACGAAGTTCATCAGCGGACACGGGACGACGATGGGCGGCGTGATGATCGAATCGGGGCGCTTCGATTTCGGCGGCGGGAAGTTTCCGCTGCTCTCGCAGCCCAGCCCCGGCTACCACGACAAAGTCTTCACCGAAACGTTCGGCGAGTACGCCTTCTTGATGCGTTCGCGAGCCGAGGTGCTGCGCGACGTCGGCGCACAGATGTCGCCGATGGACGCATGGATCCTCCTCTTGGGTCTGGAGACGCTGCCGCTGCGCATGGAAGCGCACGTGCGTAACGCGAAAGCGATCGCCGCGTTTCTCGCAGCGCGGCCCGAAGTCGAGTGGGTGCGTGCGCCCGAAATGGGGTCGATCTTCACTTTCGGCATTCGCGGAGGCCGTGAAGCAGGACGGCGCTTCATCGATTCACTCGAGCTGTGGAGTCATCTCGCCAACGTCGGCGACGCGAAGTCGCTGGTCATTCATCCGGCTTCGACCACGCATTCCCAGCTCAGCGACGAGGAGATGCGCAAGGCGGGGGTCGCTCCGGAGGCGATCCGGCTCTCGGTCGGCCTGGAGGATGCGGACGACCTGACCTGGGACCTGGGCAATGCCCTCGAAGCTTCGCAGCGCGGTGAGCTGGCGGAGGCCCTGCGATGA
- a CDS encoding CoA-binding protein — MILQTPAQRRALLERSKRVAVVGASNNPMRPSYTVFSYLRTQHRFEIAAINPTIAAIDGVPAFPSLTAYAQAHGAPDIVDVFRKPSEVVPLVNEAIAVGAKAIWFQYGVINEEAIALADKAGLDVVVDRCIKVESARFNGGLSMTGLNSGIITSRRSETHA, encoded by the coding sequence ATGATCCTGCAAACCCCGGCGCAGCGGCGCGCGCTGCTCGAGCGTTCGAAGCGCGTGGCCGTCGTCGGCGCGTCGAACAACCCGATGCGCCCCAGTTACACCGTCTTCTCGTACCTGCGCACCCAGCACCGCTTCGAAATCGCGGCGATCAACCCCACGATCGCCGCGATCGACGGCGTCCCGGCCTTTCCGTCGCTCACCGCGTATGCCCAAGCACATGGCGCACCCGACATCGTCGACGTATTTCGCAAGCCAAGCGAGGTCGTTCCGCTGGTAAACGAGGCGATCGCGGTCGGCGCCAAGGCTATTTGGTTCCAATACGGCGTGATCAACGAGGAAGCCATCGCGCTGGCCGATAAAGCGGGTCTGGACGTGGTCGTGGACCGCTGCATCAAGGTCGAGAGCGCCCGTTTCAACGGCGGCCTCTCGATGACGGGCCTCAACTCGGGAATCATCACCAGCCGCCGAAGCGAGACGCACGCGTGA
- a CDS encoding acyl-CoA reductase, with protein sequence MNALRAVPARRVVRAVADAAVRWSDADFPPRVRLLDRIVERTGYTKPVVEYALDQLFGSLTVDSLEATIAGELGSLDVLDEFALRPGRPRARALPAGVVCVISSRTTIGVAIVPAIFALCAKCEVLVKDREDGLVRAFFSTLGQELNEFREVTRAQGWEGEGDAVDLGRFDVVVAFGSDATLGRIAAAMQGGARFIGYGSRASIGYVAREELRDLVQATAIAAGAARDLVLYETEGCLSLHALFVERGGLIDPTHFTALVAHEVERASIEFPPGKRDARASARITNARNLAAFRSAAGSGSVFSDARGSYLAVLDPPASEPPAFLPRALAIHAVDNPSDAIGYLVRHDVPVEAVALAGKREDLRTFATEIGAHRIARFGDLQRPPLGGNHGGRARIADFITWITDER encoded by the coding sequence ATGAACGCCCTGCGCGCCGTGCCGGCACGACGGGTCGTGCGCGCGGTTGCCGATGCCGCGGTGCGCTGGTCCGACGCTGATTTTCCGCCGCGCGTTCGTTTGCTCGATCGGATCGTCGAACGCACCGGTTACACCAAGCCCGTCGTGGAATACGCCCTCGACCAACTCTTCGGCTCGCTCACCGTCGACTCGCTCGAAGCGACGATCGCCGGCGAGCTGGGTTCGCTCGACGTGCTCGACGAATTTGCGTTACGACCGGGGCGGCCGCGGGCACGCGCCCTGCCGGCGGGCGTGGTTTGCGTCATTTCGAGCCGCACCACGATCGGGGTTGCGATCGTGCCGGCGATCTTCGCGCTGTGCGCGAAGTGCGAGGTGCTCGTCAAGGATCGCGAAGACGGCCTGGTGCGCGCATTTTTTAGCACGCTCGGTCAGGAGCTGAACGAATTCCGCGAGGTGACGCGCGCCCAGGGCTGGGAAGGCGAAGGCGACGCGGTCGATTTGGGGCGATTCGACGTCGTGGTCGCCTTCGGGAGCGATGCGACGCTGGGCCGCATCGCGGCGGCGATGCAAGGCGGCGCGCGCTTCATCGGATACGGTTCGCGCGCGAGCATCGGCTACGTGGCGCGCGAAGAACTGCGCGACCTCGTGCAAGCGACCGCGATCGCGGCCGGCGCAGCACGCGATCTGGTCCTCTACGAAACCGAGGGTTGTCTCTCGCTGCACGCGCTCTTCGTCGAGCGCGGCGGATTGATCGATCCCACCCACTTCACCGCGCTGGTCGCGCACGAGGTCGAGCGCGCTTCGATCGAGTTTCCGCCCGGCAAGCGCGACGCGCGCGCGAGCGCCCGTATTACCAACGCGCGCAACCTCGCCGCGTTCCGTTCGGCTGCCGGCAGCGGCAGCGTCTTCTCCGACGCTCGCGGCTCGTATCTTGCGGTGCTCGACCCGCCGGCGAGCGAACCGCCCGCCTTTCTGCCGCGCGCGCTGGCGATTCACGCGGTCGATAACCCGAGCGACGCGATCGGTTACCTCGTTCGTCACGACGTTCCGGTGGAAGCCGTGGCGCTGGCCGGCAAGCGCGAGGATCTGCGCACGTTCGCAACCGAAATCGGGGCACACCGCATCGCGCGTTTCGGCGATCTTCAGCGCCCGCCGCTCGGGGGCAATCACGGCGGCCGTGCGCGCATCGCGGACTTCATTACGTGGATCACGGACGAACGATAG
- a CDS encoding aspartate aminotransferase family protein, producing the protein MNEDLEHVAGDIPGPRTRALTAPLLAHESRNVTYVGDDFPVFWESASGAAVTDVDGNRYIDLTAAFGVANVGHSNPAVIAAIAEQGAALMHGMGDVHPTAVRTRLLERLARVLPSGLDKTFFATTGSEAVEAALKTAVLATGKHRFIAYHGAYHGLSLGALEVGGIPRFIEPFAPLVPEVAIRLDYPDARTTTAKDALAAFRSVADAHDDIAAVMVEPIQGRGGCIVPPDGYLAGLRSYCDARGILLIFDEIYTGFGRTGNWFACEYDHTIPDVMCIGKAMGGGFPISAAVARDAVMDAWPRSTGEALHTSTYLGNPMGCAAALATIEELERMALPVQARELGELIERRLQAMLDHPAVVAMRGRGAMWGLQLASAADADRVVKAALARGVILVQAGPRGDVLSITPPLVISPLQLHRALELVKEAL; encoded by the coding sequence ATGAACGAGGACCTCGAGCACGTCGCGGGCGATATTCCCGGCCCGCGAACGCGTGCGCTCACCGCGCCGCTGCTCGCGCACGAGTCGCGCAACGTCACCTACGTGGGCGACGATTTCCCGGTCTTTTGGGAATCGGCCAGCGGCGCCGCCGTAACCGACGTCGACGGTAATCGCTACATCGATCTGACCGCGGCGTTCGGCGTCGCGAACGTCGGCCACAGCAATCCGGCGGTGATCGCCGCGATCGCCGAGCAGGGCGCAGCACTGATGCACGGGATGGGCGACGTCCATCCGACGGCGGTGCGCACCCGGCTGCTCGAACGGCTCGCGCGCGTGCTTCCCTCGGGACTGGACAAGACGTTCTTCGCTACGACCGGCTCCGAAGCGGTTGAGGCCGCACTCAAAACCGCGGTGCTCGCGACCGGCAAACATCGCTTCATCGCCTACCACGGCGCGTATCACGGACTCTCGCTCGGCGCGCTCGAAGTCGGCGGCATTCCGCGGTTCATCGAGCCGTTCGCGCCGCTCGTGCCCGAAGTTGCCATTCGGCTCGACTATCCCGACGCGCGCACGACCACAGCGAAGGACGCGCTCGCCGCGTTTCGCAGTGTGGCCGATGCACACGACGATATCGCGGCCGTGATGGTCGAGCCGATTCAGGGCCGCGGCGGCTGCATCGTTCCGCCGGACGGGTATCTGGCGGGTTTGCGCTCGTACTGCGATGCGCGCGGCATCCTGCTGATCTTCGACGAGATCTACACCGGGTTCGGCCGCACCGGAAATTGGTTCGCGTGCGAGTACGATCATACGATTCCCGACGTCATGTGCATCGGCAAGGCCATGGGCGGCGGCTTTCCGATCAGCGCTGCGGTCGCGCGCGACGCGGTGATGGACGCCTGGCCGCGCTCGACCGGCGAAGCGCTGCACACCTCGACCTACCTCGGCAATCCGATGGGCTGCGCCGCGGCGCTGGCGACGATCGAGGAGCTGGAGCGCATGGCGCTGCCGGTGCAGGCACGCGAGCTGGGCGAGCTGATCGAGCGCCGGCTGCAGGCGATGCTGGACCATCCGGCTGTGGTCGCGATGCGCGGCCGCGGCGCGATGTGGGGCTTGCAGCTGGCGAGCGCGGCCGATGCCGACCGAGTCGTCAAGGCCGCGCTCGCGCGCGGTGTTATTCTCGTGCAGGCGGGCCCGCGCGGCGACGTGCTCTCGATTACGCCGCCGCTGGTGATCTCGCCGCTGCAGCTCCATCGCGCGCTCGAATTGGTGAAAGAAGCTTTGTGA
- a CDS encoding Gfo/Idh/MocA family oxidoreductase: MKTYRIGISGAGFGVKAHLPALLAHPRFDVVALASPSSAKAIAAERKIPHSYPSAAAMIEGAELDAITIASPPFTHRNDVLAALDAGLHVMCEKPFALNVEEAEEMVAASRDAGTACGIAHEFRFVPQRQALKELIDNGHLAPLREIEITHLTTFLREASTQRRRGWWFQREKGGGMANAIFCHLIDSANWAIGRPPRRTYGFLRTANRLRHDDQGEFASTVDDGCFALLDYGDGLVGRLTTDATEIVESFTFAVHGENRSAVASGPGAMDTTLYSIDADETNELQCKPSPYAKFASVLPNVPYLMELYDEFVKQIETGESALPTFQDGLETQRVLAAIGYSYPT, translated from the coding sequence GTGAAAACCTATCGCATCGGCATCAGCGGCGCCGGCTTCGGCGTCAAGGCCCATCTCCCGGCGCTGCTCGCGCACCCGCGCTTCGACGTCGTCGCCCTCGCCTCGCCCTCCAGCGCGAAGGCGATCGCGGCCGAACGAAAGATTCCCCATTCGTATCCGAGCGCGGCGGCGATGATCGAGGGCGCCGAGCTGGATGCCATCACCATCGCTTCGCCGCCGTTCACCCATCGCAACGACGTGCTCGCGGCGCTGGACGCGGGGCTGCACGTGATGTGCGAGAAACCCTTCGCGCTCAACGTCGAGGAAGCGGAAGAGATGGTGGCGGCCTCACGCGACGCCGGCACCGCGTGCGGCATCGCGCACGAGTTTCGGTTCGTGCCGCAGCGGCAAGCGCTCAAAGAGCTGATCGACAACGGCCATCTCGCGCCGCTGCGCGAGATCGAGATCACGCACCTCACGACCTTTCTGCGCGAAGCGAGCACCCAGCGCCGGCGCGGCTGGTGGTTCCAGCGCGAGAAAGGCGGCGGCATGGCCAACGCAATCTTCTGCCACCTGATCGATAGTGCGAATTGGGCGATCGGCCGTCCGCCGCGCCGTACGTACGGTTTTCTGCGTACCGCAAACCGCCTGCGGCACGACGATCAGGGAGAATTCGCGAGCACGGTCGACGACGGCTGCTTCGCGCTGCTGGATTACGGTGACGGGCTGGTTGGGCGTCTGACCACTGACGCAACCGAGATCGTTGAATCGTTCACCTTTGCCGTGCACGGCGAGAACCGCTCCGCCGTGGCGAGCGGTCCGGGCGCAATGGACACCACGCTCTACAGTATCGATGCCGACGAGACCAACGAACTGCAATGCAAGCCCTCGCCGTACGCGAAGTTCGCGAGCGTGCTGCCCAACGTACCGTATTTGATGGAACTCTACGACGAGTTCGTCAAGCAGATCGAAACCGGCGAAAGCGCCTTACCGACGTTCCAAGACGGCCTCGAAACGCAACGCGTCCTCGCCGCGATCGGCTATTCCTACCCGACGTAG
- a CDS encoding RES domain-containing protein has protein sequence MDRPGGALFIPRSSTGSFDNPDLFQGLYCAASPEAAIGERFARLRAWRPATFQNAKATFALATIDTQDLALADLGHVPTLTKLGIQRVTDVVTRDRAVSQPVAARAYHLGAAHGLSWWSAYVADWTNVLLWDTTRLTLVGQPEPLSVAHPAVAASADTLPRSVVLR, from the coding sequence ATGGACCGACCAGGCGGCGCTCTTTTTATCCCACGGTCGAGCACCGGCAGCTTCGATAACCCAGACCTCTTCCAGGGACTCTACTGCGCGGCGTCTCCCGAGGCAGCCATCGGCGAACGGTTCGCCAGACTCCGCGCGTGGCGCCCAGCGACCTTCCAGAATGCCAAAGCCACGTTCGCGCTCGCGACGATCGACACCCAAGACCTCGCCCTCGCCGACCTAGGCCACGTTCCGACGCTGACCAAGCTTGGCATACAGCGCGTGACCGATGTGGTCACCCGGGACCGAGCCGTCAGCCAACCCGTCGCCGCCCGCGCATACCACCTGGGCGCGGCGCACGGTCTTAGCTGGTGGTCGGCCTACGTCGCGGATTGGACGAACGTGTTACTCTGGGATACCACCCGCTTGACGCTGGTCGGCCAGCCTGAACCTTTGAGTGTCGCGCATCCGGCGGTCGCCGCTTCGGCCGATACGCTCCCGCGCTCAGTTGTCTTGCGGTGA
- a CDS encoding toll/interleukin-1 receptor domain-containing protein: MLLAARIPSWWVRIVVLAGVYTAVMLVVTLAIPAWHDWDWRFFSLLSSRAAPVFSQDLTIVDVAWDPKISGIPADRLRVASFLNGLVKTGLGQTHQWPDGVILDFRFYPCHSQPCTLDERNARDALVTSIRTATYYFPVYATEQFPVDVAYDQAAGPLDPQDQAIYAAVSGAADTIFISNTRESGLFYRRCYSQVPVVSGDIQAYEDVWSMVARVLMLPTRGGATLPACDPTEVALRLGPKIALAAPTVYRFTNASAFQNYPQLDGTYVIVGTIEYDRSPYADRSGPELLGWALSNARDQGLMDYYDVQPQNRFLLLLIPVFSALAVLVYAATFFLLKRTRLRAARHLLPALSSVIALALGLGIFLLFEFWMFSSHHIQPQVSLISIGIVVASGLGFVRGSQVLNDERNAIEPLPVEAYDYDVFVSYAREDGAWVYEHVYVPLRDATLSNGEKLSVFFDTSAIRGGSDWQSKITLSLDASRFVVPVYSETYFTKPYCRFEIMRAHRKWINAGIESRCVFPVMLGHPKIYEPVSDIQARSIDDDPNVVQEYIAEIVDRLSHGPVT; encoded by the coding sequence ATGCTTCTTGCCGCACGCATTCCGTCATGGTGGGTCCGAATTGTGGTGCTCGCAGGCGTCTACACCGCCGTGATGCTCGTCGTGACGTTGGCAATCCCCGCATGGCACGACTGGGATTGGCGCTTCTTCTCATTGTTGAGCTCCCGCGCCGCGCCGGTTTTTTCACAGGACCTCACCATCGTCGACGTCGCTTGGGACCCGAAGATCTCCGGGATTCCGGCCGACCGCCTCCGCGTCGCAAGTTTTCTCAATGGCCTGGTGAAGACCGGCCTCGGACAAACCCATCAATGGCCCGATGGCGTCATCCTCGATTTCCGGTTCTACCCCTGTCATTCGCAGCCGTGCACGCTCGACGAGCGCAACGCTCGTGACGCGCTGGTGACGAGCATCCGCACTGCGACCTATTATTTTCCCGTCTATGCGACCGAGCAATTCCCGGTGGACGTCGCCTACGATCAGGCGGCTGGACCGCTCGACCCCCAGGATCAAGCAATCTACGCGGCCGTGAGCGGAGCAGCGGACACCATCTTCATCAGCAATACGCGCGAAAGCGGCCTTTTCTACCGCCGTTGTTACAGCCAGGTTCCCGTTGTCTCCGGTGACATTCAAGCTTACGAGGACGTCTGGTCGATGGTCGCGCGCGTTCTGATGCTTCCGACGCGCGGCGGCGCAACGCTTCCCGCGTGCGACCCCACCGAGGTCGCGTTGCGCTTAGGCCCAAAGATCGCGCTGGCCGCGCCCACCGTGTATCGCTTCACGAACGCATCCGCATTTCAAAACTACCCGCAGCTCGACGGAACGTACGTCATCGTCGGTACGATCGAGTATGACAGGTCGCCCTATGCGGATCGAAGCGGTCCCGAACTGCTCGGCTGGGCGCTAAGCAACGCGCGTGACCAGGGCCTGATGGACTACTATGACGTGCAGCCCCAGAATCGGTTCCTTCTCTTGCTTATCCCCGTCTTTTCGGCATTGGCCGTGCTCGTGTATGCCGCGACGTTTTTTCTGCTAAAGCGTACTCGTCTACGCGCGGCGCGCCATTTGCTTCCGGCTCTCTCGTCGGTAATCGCGCTGGCGCTCGGCCTGGGCATCTTCCTGCTCTTCGAATTCTGGATGTTCTCCTCGCACCACATCCAGCCGCAAGTATCTTTGATTTCCATCGGTATCGTCGTCGCGTCGGGGCTCGGATTCGTCCGCGGATCGCAAGTCTTGAACGACGAACGCAATGCCATCGAACCCCTTCCAGTGGAAGCCTACGACTACGATGTCTTCGTCAGTTATGCGCGCGAGGACGGCGCCTGGGTTTATGAACACGTGTACGTTCCCCTGCGCGACGCCACGCTATCGAACGGTGAAAAGCTCTCGGTCTTCTTCGACACGTCCGCCATTCGCGGAGGCAGCGACTGGCAATCGAAGATAACTCTTTCGCTCGATGCCAGCCGCTTCGTCGTGCCGGTGTACTCTGAAACGTATTTCACGAAACCGTATTGCCGTTTCGAGATCATGCGCGCGCACCGAAAGTGGATCAATGCCGGCATCGAGTCGCGCTGCGTCTTCCCGGTCATGCTCGGCCATCCCAAGATTTACGAACCGGTCAGCGACATCCAAGCCCGCAGCATCGACGACGACCCGAACGTCGTCCAGGAGTACATCGCCGAAATCGTCGACCGCCTCTCGCATGGGCCGGTGACCTAA